CCAGCGGATGACATCGACCCGCGCCCTCCTCATCCGAGCGAAGGAGGCGCGGGTCGGGCAGGTCAGCGCCCCCCGATCACGACGCCCCGGGCGCCGCCACGACGTCGTCCGCGACGCGGGACCGACGCCAGGACCCCGTCGCCACGTACTTGACCATCACGTTGAGCACGGCCACCGTCGGCACGGCGAAGAGCGCGCCCGGGATGCCCGCCACGTACGACCCGCCCGCCACGGCGAAGACGACCGCGAGCGGGTGCACCCGCACGGCCGAACCCATGACCAGCGGCTGCAGCACGTGGGCCTCGAGCAGGTGCACGACGAGCACTCCGGCCAGCATGACGACGGCCTGCACCGGCCCCGCGAAGACCAGGGCGACGACCACGGCGAGGGCACCGGTCACGATGGCACCGACGACCGGGATGAACGACGCCAGGAAGACCAGGATCGCGATCGGCACGGCGAGCGGCAGCCCGAGGACGAAGGCGATGAGGCCGATGCCGACGGCGTTGACCGCGGCGACGACGATCTGCACTCGGACGAACGAGGTCAGCGTGTGCCAGCCCGCCTGGCCGGCCCCGTCGACGGCCGGTCGGGCCGCCTTCGGGAAGAGGCGGACGGTCCAGGCCCAGACCCCACGGCCGTCGATCATCAGGAAGATCGTCGCGAAGAGGGTCAGCAGGCCTCCGGCCAGCAGGTGCCCGGCGGCGGTGCCGATCGAGAGCACGCCGCTGAGGATCGCCTTGCTCTCGGTCTGCAGCGCGTTCTGCGCGTCCTTCAGGTAGCCGTCGACGTCGGCGTTCGTCAGCTGGAACGGCGGCCCCTGCAGCAGGGTCGTCAGCTGGTCGTACTGCGCCACGGACTGCTTCTCGATCTGCGGTAATCCGGCCCGGATCTGCGTCACGGCGAGCAGCACGAGCCCGCCCACGACGACCACCCCGGCCAGCAGCGCCGCCACGATGGCGAGCCAGCGCGGCCACCGGTGCCGACGCAGGAACCCCGCGACCGGCACGAGGAACGCCGACACGAGGATCGCGATGAGCAACGGCACGACGATCTCCTCGAGCGTCGCGATCAGCCAGAAGAGCACGGCCAGCGCGGCGGCGACCGCGAGCAGGCGCCAGGCCCAGGCGCCCGCGACGAGCATGCCCGGGGGCAGTGCGGCTGTGGGCGGTGCGCCGCCGGGCAGTGCTGCGGCGGGCGGTGCGGCTGCGGGCGGCACGGCTGCGGGCAGTGCGGCTCCGGGTGAGGAGGCGCGGGCCGGGTCGTCCGGGACGGTGGCGGCCGCGGCGGGGTCGGCGGTGCGGGTCGCGTCGTCCGTGGCGCCCCCGTCTGTGGCTGCACTCTGGGAGCGCTGGGAGCGACGTGAGAACTTCATGAGCCGAGTGTCCGGCCGCGCGGCTATCAAGCGGCTGTGACTTCGCTGACCCGGCCCGCGCCTCCTCGGCTCGTCGGCTCGTCGTCGACCGCCGCGTGGCGGGGGCACGGGCCGCGATCGGGCCGATCAGCCCTCGGGCGCGAACCTCGGGCCGTCGTACCCGTCGCGTCGCACGTGTTCGGACCAGGCGGCGAGCGGCCGAACCCAGAGTCCCTGCTCGCCGTAGAGCGCGCGGTAGACGACGAGCGGCTCGTCGGTCTCGCTGTGCCGGGCGGTGCCGAGCACCTCGTAACGGCCGCCCTTGAAGTGGCGGTAGAAGCCGGGTGCGGGCGGGGTGTCGGCGGTCATCCCGC
This genomic interval from Frigoribacterium sp. Leaf415 contains the following:
- a CDS encoding AI-2E family transporter encodes the protein MKFSRRSQRSQSAATDGGATDDATRTADPAAAATVPDDPARASSPGAALPAAVPPAAAPPAAALPGGAPPTAALPPGMLVAGAWAWRLLAVAAALAVLFWLIATLEEIVVPLLIAILVSAFLVPVAGFLRRHRWPRWLAIVAALLAGVVVVGGLVLLAVTQIRAGLPQIEKQSVAQYDQLTTLLQGPPFQLTNADVDGYLKDAQNALQTESKAILSGVLSIGTAAGHLLAGGLLTLFATIFLMIDGRGVWAWTVRLFPKAARPAVDGAGQAGWHTLTSFVRVQIVVAAVNAVGIGLIAFVLGLPLAVPIAILVFLASFIPVVGAIVTGALAVVVALVFAGPVQAVVMLAGVLVVHLLEAHVLQPLVMGSAVRVHPLAVVFAVAGGSYVAGIPGALFAVPTVAVLNVMVKYVATGSWRRSRVADDVVAAPGAS
- a CDS encoding DUF1653 domain-containing protein, whose product is MTADTPPAPGFYRHFKGGRYEVLGTARHSETDEPLVVYRALYGEQGLWVRPLAAWSEHVRRDGYDGPRFAPEG